From the Lactuca sativa cultivar Salinas chromosome 9, Lsat_Salinas_v11, whole genome shotgun sequence genome, the window tatatatatatatatatatatatatatatatatatatatatatatatatatatatatatatatatatatatatatatatatatataacaatattgATTTTTGTCTATAACAACAAATAAATTGTATATTATATTGCTATAacttgtttaatgtttttattaaaataaaattaaaagtattCAAATTAATGAATTATAAACCATGCATAATTTGCAACATGAGGAATAGTGTTTTTATTATTTCAATACCAAacgtttttattttataaacctaTTTTAACATCAACTAACGGATAACCTGAATTATGTTCTTGCTTTCCACATTCAAGACGGGTTTGATTAGTTCATGtgtcattttctttttattttttcatgAGTCAAAACAAAAAGGTTTATCCTAAAGCGTATACCCGTGGATCTAGACCCATATTTATACCCATACCCACCCCAAACCTCTCCAATTTATACTTCTTTGTGTTTGGGATAACTTTTTAAACTAAAAGTCATCTTTTAGAATTAAACTTTTTGATTCatgtaatttttcaaaaaataattttaaaatgtgtttgtaaCTTTTGAAAgggcaaaagaaaaaaaaacaaaaattgctAAAAGTCACAAATTCTAGACTTCTTAAccctttctttttcttcttctcaaaAAGACAATTTAAAAGATATTTTCAAAGGGTCCTACTTTGGACACACCACTCTATTAAACACTAATCTGATATACCTAAACTAATCATTACcattaataaattattacttacATTGTTTTTCGAAAAAgtaattttctctctctctctctctctctctctctctctctatatatatatatatatatatatatatatatatatatatatatatatatatatatatatatatatatatatatatatatatatatatatatatatataacaaataggtttcttttatttatttatttttttttacatttcaaTAATGTTGCAGTACAATATGTATTTAgctcaatatttttttattttattttcaaactTTCATGTTAATATACTAAAATGCTTTTACAATCATAGaatcataaataaaactaaaaataatatatatgtcGTCGTTGTTTTGCCGGACCATCAAAATCGCCAAGTCATCATCGTCAAACCACCGACTCATCGGACCACCAGACATTATGCTGACACTGTCGTTGAACCATAATTGACGATTAAACAAAATGAtgatgatgttttcaaaattttccaaaagaatatttaataaaaagaccagaaaaaaattaaaacaaaatctacttatatttaattttaattttcattttatatttaaaagttactatatatatatatatatatatatatatatatatatatatatatatatatatatatatatatatatatatatatatatatatatatatatatatatatatatatactcaattTGCATATTTCAGCAATCAAAAAACATATATAGTAttttattatttcatttcatttcCATATATATTTTTCTAAATGTTACCACGTATACGAACAAAATAATTAAACTTGTGTTAGTTTTGTTTtgaataattttaaaaataattaaacttTTGTTAGTATACGAACAAGATAATTAAACTTGTGTTAGTTTTGTTTtgaataattttaaaaataattcaaCTATAAGgccattttatacatattttattttaggtatatataaataaaatctgaattaaaataaaacaaaattttaaaactaaaaataaaaataaaaattaacccAATAAAAACAGGATTGGGAAACCAAAATCAAGGAAGtgcttatatatttttattttttaagtgtgtaaaaatcaaatttaaaatgaaaaatcaaatcaaaataagGTGCACGTGATAATCATAAAGAAAAAGATTTGGTAACTTGGTTtgaagagtaaaaaaaaaaagaaaaaaagaaaaaaaaaaaaaaaaaaaaacatgattttgTTTAGTGACAGGAAAAAATATGCAAATGGAAGTATTAATATttgacttttcaaaaaaaaaaaaaaagctctcTATTTTAAAAAACTCAAAGAAATCACAAaatgaaaaagaacaaaaaatagGCGTTGGTAAATGGGAGGCTGAAATACACAATTTTCAATATTTAACCTTTCAAAAAAATAGGTTGGTGTGTGATAGGTACGTAGTagaaaaaaaatctcattttcaAATTATCAAACCAAAAATCTCAAAAGTCATTTAAAAAGCAACGTCTGTTTAAGTTTAATCTAACATTTATCTTTTTACAGGTTTTACccaaatttttattatttttattaaaatgtcCATATTTTTGGAATATTACAATTTTTCACCAGCATTTTTTGTATTTTCTAAAACATACTTAAAAAAAtgtacatctttgtcttttgtattattattatttttttgcatTGATCCATATTGGGACGGTAAACGGGTAAAGTATTAATTtcatctttttttattttttggaatggtaaagtttttattttatcttaatctAATATTTATTGTAAATTCGTTAGTTTTTTTTCCTTGTTACTacttaaatgtataaaaataaattgataaatttaagtagtaaacaggaaaaaaaaaactaatcagTTTATGATAAGAGAATAGTAAATGCAATTGTTAAAAAGAAATTATGGTTACAAATGAAGAGCTAGACACCggaaatacaagtttgaaacatTGAACTCTTGAAGATAGCAAAGGTTAAGTTTATTAAGATAAGAAAGATGCTAGAAAAATCCGGCCTTGCTTTAGAAGAGGCAAGCCACCAAAGACACGATGGCTACAAGTAAAGCAGGAACTTGCAATGCAATTCCAGCGCTCTGCATTGATGGAGATGGTGCTGGTGCTGCCTCAAACTCCTGAGCCATCGTTCCAGAACTTGTGAAGGCCATCAGAACAATCATTGTAATGGCGAGAAAAATGGCTAGCTTCACACCTTCCATTTCGGTGAATGATAAATGTTTATTTGCACTTGTAGAGATTAGAGAAAGATTGGTTTTGTAGTTTGTATGATCGAGTGGCAAATAAGCGTAGTGGGATTGATGGCTTTTATAGCGGCTGTTTACTGTTTAGTGGGGATTACATATTAATGATTTAATGGAGGAATCTTACACCTAATGACATggtaagtattatttttaagcaAGGTGCATAATCATTTATCATAAAGTGGGCATCAAAGCAAACCCTTAATTAAAATATCTGCAACCCCATTTTGCCATTGTCTACCAGGTTGTACAGTGTTCATACACATGATGCTTGTCCCATtgcaataaatatatattttggaTAAATTGTGTTTttgataattaattttaatttggAGTTCTAGATGTGTGAATGTTGTCTCACTAGCTGACACTAACGAGAACTGCTTTTattttggtttttgaaaataTACTACAGTTTGAAACAATAAGAATAGAGTATatggtgttggaatagtgtcatCATTGCACACTACCTCAAAATTTTAGTTTAATAACTTTTACTTCTTATTATTTATCATTTTCTCTTTCATTTGATGTACACTTTTAATAATGTGACCCATGTGAGCTTTATCATTGATGTTTCTAGGACATGTATTAGTAAGAAGAACATGTATTATTAAGAATGAGAAGACACTACAAGAACGTACTACATGCTTCATAGGCTCATAGCTACAAAGACCTTTTTGTGATGACAAGTGAACATCAAAAATTATTTAAAGCTGTTGTCATCTATGCAACGACATGGCGACTCAATTGTTTATAGATACAATGTCCATGTCGTTGCATCGCTCTATAAAATGACGACAAAATCGTGTCCACAAGGGACGTCATCTCTTGTTTGTTACAAACATGCTAATATAACAGTCAATTACAAATAGAAATGTGAAGGAGGGGATTAAAATCATCCCTAATCATACGTCGGCTGGGAATGAGAACTAAGAATTgtcttataaggggtgtggatatctACCCAATCACATTACGTTTTAAAGTCATGTGGTCGGTAGATCCCATAAAACTTTGCAGTTAAGCATGCCCGAGCGAGAACAAATTCAAGATAGATGACCCTGTTAGGAAGTTTTTCTGTTAGGTGGTCCAAAACAAACAATATTATAATACATGTCTTTGTGGATTTTACAAATGGTATCAAAGGTCGATGTGTTCAACGGGGACCTCTAACATTGTAGTAAGGGGTGAATGGGAGAGATCTATGATCCTACGTCGTTTGGGAAGGAGAATCGAACTCTATCTTATAAGGGGTGTGGTTATCTTCCTTATCAAAACGTGTTGTTAAAGCCATGAGGATGGTGAATCTCATAAGCATTCTGCATTTAAGCGTGTCCGAGTAAAGAACAATTTTAAGACGGGTGACTCTGCTATGAAGTTTttgtggcccaaagcggacaatatcgTGGTACGTGCTTTGGAGGATGTTACAAATTTTACAATATAAGTGTAAAATGTATTAAGATGGTAGCTTTAAAATACATAATTCTAGATCTAAGGAAGGTGATAGGTTTCTGTCATTCGTGTGTTCTTGTTAGACAAAAAATGTTACATTTTGCAAAGATGGAAATGTCATCTAAAGCTAGAAAAAATAAAGTTTGCACATATTGATGTGTAAGACCTATATTAGTTTCTTGAATAGGATGATCGCTATTACATTACTTTCATTGGATATTCCACAAGAAATGTATGgttttattttctaaaaaaaataaatgtttaaatAATAGTACCTTTAAAAAGTGGAAAGCTGTTGAGAATGAGACTAATTTTAACATCTGTTTAAAGTCTGACAATGGAGAAAGATACAATCgaaaatatttttgttaattaTTATGATGCAAATATGATCGAAATGCCGAAGATGGTTATTGAAACACCTCAGTTGAATACAATTGCTAAAAGAATGAACATAATAATTAACGAGATGAAAAATAATTATCTGGCCTCATGTGTATTTGCCTAAGATCTGATGGACAAATTGGTACTTACTTGGTTATAGTTCATGTTAGATAAGATATTATTTATACGATGAACATAGTAGAGTGTCATTAGATGTAGGAATGTCATATTTAATAAGAATGACCTTTATAAAGATAAGATAACAAATTCTAGGAGGAAAAGAAACCAAATGGAAAGGGTCAAGTTGCGTTTGAAGATGTTATAGATAGTGTCATTACATGTTGTATTTAAGTGAGAGAGGAACGAAACCCACAAACACAAAATGATGTAAAAGCAAGATCTTGCTTGTTGCAAAGGTCTATTTCAATTTTCAAGGTTTCAACAAATAAACAACAAGAAGCTAAATTCATGGCAATTAAGACACTCCTTATTCATGTTTCAACTCAAGGTACCAGTTTTAcccaaaaatgagttttcttGCAAACAAATAAACACTCGTAAATGTGACCTCAATATGTATTATCTCCATTACTTGAGTTTTGCAAATAGCCTAGGTGCAACCTGCATTCAAATCAGCCTCAATATTAAATAAAGATAAACACTGatcaaatttattatttaaataaaataataataaacttacacATTTGTCCACACACTGCCAGTAATCAAAGTATTGCCCAGTGCAATGTTTGTGGCCAGTTTCATCTGCTTGAACCCTTTTCACACATCCCTGAAAATCATAATAACCTAAATTAGAAATAAATTATTGTTTTTAGAAAATACCCAAAATATTATGCCAATGTTTATGTGATTGACATAGATTTACCATGTCATAAACAAGAAAAAGATAACATTTTTAATAAGTGTTTAGGAGAATAACAAGTAGATGATAAATATTGTTTTCAAATTACATTGAAATGAAGCAAAAAACATAAAGTTGTAtaagaatgaaacaaaaatgaaaCTTGAGTGGTTAAACAATCTGAAACTTGGTTATTTCAAGACCTCAGCAAAGACCCATTTGGTCATTTCACTCATTTGTAACTTAAAAGGAAGTTTCCTCCATATAtttgcaataaaaaaaaaaaaagaagcaaaGAGAAATAAACATGTGATAGCAGATGTATTTCTACATGGACTTTATGGGCTATGGAAAGTAAAAGAGAAAATATTCAATTTCAGGTATAATAGAAAACCTGATAGTCGAGCCAAGCTCTAACACACTTGGGCTTGCATAAATCTTCAAAGTATTTCTTCTGATCAACTGGTTCTTCATCCGACCTTCAATGGAGAAATAAAgatacatattatcaatgtgaggTTGAACATAAAACCATTGAAAACCTCTTAACTATCTTTCAATTCATTCAAACAGGACAAAGTCTGCAAAACAGGATAAAAATAATGGGAGATAAGTAGTAAAAGTAACTGTGTTGTCAGGATGAGCAGCCGATGAATTATCAAGATAGTTGTAATTTGGGATGCAGAAGATCAAGAAAGATTCGACAGAAGAAACAGCATTTTTAAAATCGAATACATGGCAGCATGACATGTTGACTGTGTAGTTTGTAATTAAACTGATTCCAGCTTATGGAGCTTATTAATGGAGGCAAACATCGGGGAAAAAGGATTCAGACGATCCACAGTTACATCCCACTGAAGATATATAACT encodes:
- the LOC111893955 gene encoding cytochrome b-c1 complex subunit 6-1, mitochondrial; its protein translation is MSDEEPVDQKKYFEDLCKPKCVRAWLDYQGCVKRVQADETGHKHCTGQYFDYWQCVDKCVAPRLFAKLK